The Lucilia cuprina isolate Lc7/37 chromosome 5, ASM2204524v1, whole genome shotgun sequence genome includes a window with the following:
- the LOC124420214 gene encoding LOW QUALITY PROTEIN: cilia- and flagella-associated protein 44-like (The sequence of the model RefSeq protein was modified relative to this genomic sequence to represent the inferred CDS: inserted 2 bases in 2 codons; deleted 2 bases in 2 codons; substituted 1 base at 1 genomic stop codon): protein MEKTNQKEDEISLHSNESEKEPDFTPTFRADIIKLKHSFGYDCKRLFNMVLIDDDTLVFASGTYIHYFCISKKEVTFRQSVFGCGIGFITKNYHPDYQGLLTIGENGPNATVFIYEYPSHEVRIKLEGAAKQQFTCGSYNYTGELFASQAGYPDYMLTIWNWQKAEIILRSKAFQNDVLHVHFSQFNPILLVTCGLSHIKFWKMAKTFTGLKLQGDLGRFGKTDFSDIYAIYMLDDENVISGCEWGNMLLWEAGLIKFEICRKGRRPCHTKPIVRITMNNGEVTTVGMDGYVRIWFWETVDLADPPDDDRFVEIEPIFEFYVGECEIRMIQKIKLFDDKDYGYYALDGDGGIWYCDLNTSDIPNDSYKLYSCHGGKVVAAQTSPVSPHLMTLGQDGRLLVYDYLFEKMILEKKFEAFGTDLIWFSPNVSDSSMELVASFEDGFIRHIYLALTQPNKPAIHLIRPIKAHTAAVTRMTVNSLNTLLLTGSVDHTIFMYDLSEKKDAFIYLRPMGFIEFSAIPNCFYWKDPNHTILIGCKTGEVFEYKLPIEVTEEQTFLSYNLTNKTEIKTSKFISIKSSIRRDLKRAATKKRKDRKKQXKLKEIEKLKAANPGXQIDMEQALADSEPDEEEEPLHIPAVPNPVLWIRYTSDNTIWVSMGGYDAGYIYELTIGSNAPVRSTIIKEGDDIEIHSYLDIEEYLLFGMINGKIRINQKNTNDFTDLRNYRLVNMHDPINGNIPCLILSQDGKFLFSIGYDGNVFVYEWHGPQVMIEESKNVLLMPKKVVPAEDINNPEYPSLEQEKIYAEIKRQEEAAAAHDRKVLMDIEVLQKKFDQLLLANEAMHDDLRIPQRELLLDERITNQIKGELQAELDDVREDLAYDLEVAQVGKQKLYDYFFKKLDHIPIKISGIGENSFVYTFRVERLDDNFEIIKADIEERLRLEALKRVPVQLMLAEEKEESMPEPATETFFFGRDPNTIIPRFSRKMLRLLRTYRSRQWYEVERMYHWEKMMKQKPDPNRNHPDDDRKIQEAEKSIGDYKLKTGTDYEPQSFETLTFKYKEIVTLRERLNEIVTQFNDKVLKLREEKKELYQFIEQKSKRLEEIHSYLPAKNRKFLMNIPTLNMDEEWPELNMIEHCNPGCNIEIKDILYLDKTVESLLPKPPPPKVKPTMTQVALHELEKYLALDIKSVNCFPDGLELIDELQKLPHQADPLYYDNSGDTPSPWLIEIRYRWLMDLMMEQEGILHTVHNNIRLFDARLLDLDKERLHTKFEVEFMTSYLIALNQELYILRDSEEIENRLLKNAEDAMKTRNQAQASINSXNRQIEELRKNCDRINEQISSVQVKFMSTTKGHKFFDFLRRIFKKKWRPPKAAKGPDGKLDI, encoded by the exons atggaAAAAACTAATCAGAAAGAAGATGAAATATCTTTGCATTCTAATGAATCGGAAAAAGAACCAGACTTTACACCAACTTTTCGAGCGgatataataaaacttaa GCACTCATTTGGCTATGATTGCAAACGCTTGTTTAATATGGTACTAATTGATGATGACACCTTGGTATTTGCCTCcggtacatatatacattatttttgCATTTCCAAAAAAGAAGTAACATTTCGTCAGTCGGTGTTTGGTTGCGGTATAGGTTTCATAACG AAAAACTATCATCCAGACTACCAAGGTTTACTAACTATTGGCGAGAATGGTCCCAATGCTACTGTTTTTATATACGAATACCCCTCTCATGAAGTACGTATAAAGTTAGAGGGCGCTGCTAAACAGCAATTTACTTGTGGTTCTTACAATTATACTGGAGAATTGTTTGCCTCCCAAGCCGGTTATCCAGATTACATGCTTACAATTTGGAATTGGCAAAAAGCAGAGATTATTTTACGCTCGAAAGCATTTCAGAATGATGTT TTACATGTTCACTTTTCGCAATTTAATCCCATACTTCTGGTAACCTGTGGCTTAagtcatataaaattttggaaaatggcCAAAACTTTTACGGGTCTTAAGCTGCAGGGCGATTTGGGACGTTTTGGTAAAACCGATTTTAGTGATATTTATGCCATTTACATGTTGGATGATGAGAATGTCATATCAGGCTGTGAATGGGGCAATATGTTGTTGTGGGAGGctggtttaataaaatttgaaatttgccGCAAGGGTCGTAGACCTTGTCACACTAAACCTATAGTTCGCATTACCATGAATAATGGTGAAGTCACTACTGTTGGCATGGATGGTTATGTTCGCATTTGGTTTTGGGAAACTGTAGATTTGGCTGATCCACCCGATGATGACCGATTTGTGGAAATTGAaccaatttttgaattttatgtggGAGAATGTGAAATACGTATGatacagaaaattaaattatttgatgACAAGGATTATGGTTACTATGCATTG GATGGCGACGGAGGTATTTGGTATTGTGATCTCAATACCAGCGATATCCCTAATGATTCCTATAAACTTTATTCCTGCCATGGTGGAAAAGTTGTAGCGGCTCAAACTAGTCCTGTGTCTCCGCATCTCATGACCCTAGGACAAGATGGCCGACTATTAGTCTATGATTATCTATTCGAAAAGATGATTTTGGAAAAGAAATTCGAAGCTTTCGGTACAGATCTAATATGGTTTAGTCCCAATGTATCAGACTCCAGTATGGAACTAGTGGCTAGCTTTGAAGATGGCTTTATAAGACACATTTATCTAGCTCTAACACAGCCCAATAAACCGGCAATACATTTAATACGACCCATTAAAGCTCATACGGCTGCTGTCACTAGAATGACTGTTAACTCCTTGAACACACTGCTGTTGACGGGTTCAGTAGATCATACAATATTTATGTACGATTTGTCCGAGAAAAAGgatgcatttatttatttacgtcCTATgggttttatagaattttcagCCATACCTAATTGTTTCTATTGGAAAGATCCTAATCATACAATTCTTATAGGTTGTAAAACAGGTGAagtatttgaatataaattacCCATAGAGGTAACGGAGGAGCAAACATTTCTAAGTTACAATCTAAcgaataaaactgaaataaaaacctcaaaatttatttcaatcaaAAGTTCCATACGACGTGATCTAAAAAGAGCCGCCACCAAAAAGCGCAAAGATAGAAAGAAAC agaaattgaaagaaattgAAAAGTTAAAGGCTGCAAATCCGG TACAAATTGATATGGAACAAGCTTTAG CCGATTCTGAACCGGATGAAGAAGAGGAGCCTTTACATATACCAGCTGTGCCAAATCCAGTTCTATGGATTCGTTATACGTCTGATAATACTATATGGGTTTCTATGGGTGGTTATGATGCTGGTTATATATATGAATTAACTATTGGATCTAATGCCCCGGTCCGTAGTACAATTATTAAGGAAGGCGATGATATagaaatacattcatatttggATAT TGAAGAATATCTTCTATTCGGCATGATAAATGGCAAAATACGCATAAATCAAAAGAATACAAATGATTTTACAGATTTGCGAAATTATCGTTTAGTTAATATGCATGATCCCATAAATGGCAATATACCCTGTCTGATACTAAGTCAAGATGGTAAATTTCTCTTCAGTATTGGTTACGATGGTAATGTTTTCGTATACGAATGGCATGGACCACAGGTTATGATTGAAgaatcaaaaaatgtcttattaATGCCGAAAAAAGTAGTGCCCGCTGAAGATATTAATAATCCGGAATATCCATCTTTAGAACAGGAAAAAATCTATGCTGAAATTAAACGTCAAGAGGAAGCGGCTGCTGCACATGATCGTAAGGTTTTAATGGATATTGAGGTGTTACAAAAGAAATTCGATCAACTGTTGCTGGCCAATGAGGCAATGCATGATGATTTGCGAATACCGCAACGTGAACTGTTATTAGACGAAAGAATTACGAATCAAATTAAGGGCGAATTGCAAGCAGAATTGGATGATGTACGTGAAGATTTGGCTTATGATTTGGAGGTGGCACAAGTTGGCAAACAAAAGTTATATGattatttctttaagaaactAGATCATATACCTATTAAGATATCTGGGATAGG ggAAAACTCATTTGTATACACCTTTCGTGTGGAACGATTGGatgataattttgaaattattaaggcTGATATAGAGGAACGACTCAGATTAGAAGCTTTAAAAAGAGT ACCAGTTCAACTAATGTTGGCCGAGGAGAAGGAAGAAAGTATGCCGGAACCAGCTACCGAAACCTTTTTCTTTGGCCGTGATCCCAATACTATAATACCACGTTTCAGTCGCAAAATGTTGCGTTTACTAAGAACTTATCGTTCACGTCAATGGTACGAAGTCGAGCGTATGTATCATTGGGAG AAAATGATGAAACAAAAACCAGATCCCAATCGTAATCATCCCGATGATGATCGTAAGATTCAAGAAGCAGAAAAAAGTATAGGAGATTATAAACTCAAAACGGGTACGGATTATGAACCGCAATCATTTGAAACCTTGACTTTTAAATACAAAGAAATTGTAACGCTCCGAGAACGTTTAAATGAAATCGTTACTCAATTTAATGACAAAGTTTTAAAGCTAAGAGAAGAGAAAAAAGAACTTTATCAATTTATTGAGCAAAAAAGCAAACGTTTGGAGGAAATCCACTCATACTTACCAGCAAAGAatcgtaaatttttaatgaacatACCAACACTCAATATGGATGAAGAATGGCCGGAATTGAATATGATTGAACATTGCAATCCCGGttgtaatattgaaattaaagatATTCTTTATCTGGATAAAACGGTAGAGAGTCTATTGCCTAAGCCGCCACCACCTAAAGTTAAACCCACCATGACCCAAGTGGCTCTACACGAATTGGAAAAATACTTGGCTTTGGATATTAAAAGTGTTAATTGTTTTCCAGATGGTCTAGAACTTATCGATGAACTGCAAAAGTTACCTCATCAGGCTGATCCACTTTACTATGACAATAGCGGAGATACTCCTTCACCCTGGCTTATAGAAATACGCTATCGTTGGCTAATGGATTTGATGATGGAACAAGAGGGCATACTGCATACGGTACACAATAATATACGTCTCTTTGATGCTCGTTTGCTAGACCTGGATAAAGAACGTTTACATACCAAATTTGAGGTGGAGTTTATGACAAGCTATTTAATCGCTCTAAATCAGGAATTATATATTTTGCGTGATAGTGAGGAGATTGAAAATAGATTGTTGAAAAATGCCGAAGATGCTATGAAAACGCGTAATCAGGCCCAAGCTTCtattaatagttaaaatcgTCAAATAGAAGAGTTGCGCAAGAATTGTGATCGCATTAATGAACAGATTTCTTCAGTTCAAGTAAAGTTTATGAGCACCACCAAGGGTCAtaagttttttgattttttgcgtCGCATTTTTAAGAAGAAATGGCGACCACCCAAAGCCGCTAAAGGACCTGATGGTAAGTTGGATATTTGA